A genomic segment from Anaeromyxobacter sp. encodes:
- the apbC gene encoding iron-sulfur cluster carrier protein ApbC gives MPIDQTSALAALRTVNDPELHRDLVSLGMIKDLTVTGTAVALQVELTTPACPLKDTISRDVEAALRRAGATAVSITWGAQVRSMPGAQGQLTPGVKNIILVGAGKGGVGKSTVAINLAVALARLGASVGILDADIYGPSVPILTGVTEKPTSADGHHITPLEAHGIKVMSIGFLVDPEQALIWRGPMATGALMQLLKDVAWGELDYLVLDLPPGTGDIPLTLAQNVKAAGVVLVSTPQDVALADVIRAKLMFDKVSIPVLGLVENMSAFICPHCQHETAIFDKGGAKDAAEKMGIRFLGEIPIDLAIRVGGDKGVPICAGAPDSTQARAFFDMARNVAGAVSQQVVKAPRLPVIGSQPRA, from the coding sequence ATGCCCATCGACCAGACCAGCGCCCTCGCCGCCCTCCGCACCGTCAACGACCCGGAGCTCCACCGGGACCTCGTCAGCCTGGGGATGATCAAGGACCTCACGGTGACCGGCACCGCGGTGGCGCTCCAGGTGGAGCTCACCACGCCGGCCTGCCCGCTCAAGGACACCATCTCCAGGGACGTGGAGGCGGCCCTGCGGCGCGCCGGCGCCACCGCCGTGTCCATCACCTGGGGCGCCCAGGTGCGCTCCATGCCCGGCGCCCAGGGGCAGCTCACCCCCGGCGTGAAGAACATCATCCTGGTCGGGGCCGGCAAGGGCGGGGTCGGCAAGTCCACCGTGGCCATCAACCTGGCGGTGGCGCTGGCCAGGCTGGGCGCCTCGGTCGGCATCCTGGACGCCGACATCTACGGCCCCTCGGTGCCCATCCTCACCGGCGTGACCGAGAAGCCCACCTCGGCCGACGGCCACCACATCACGCCGCTGGAGGCCCACGGCATCAAGGTGATGTCCATCGGCTTCCTGGTGGACCCGGAGCAGGCGCTCATCTGGCGCGGCCCCATGGCCACCGGGGCCCTGATGCAGCTCCTCAAGGACGTGGCCTGGGGCGAGCTCGACTACCTGGTCCTCGACCTGCCCCCGGGCACCGGCGACATCCCGCTCACCCTGGCCCAGAACGTCAAGGCGGCCGGCGTGGTGCTGGTCTCCACCCCGCAGGACGTGGCGCTGGCCGACGTCATCCGCGCCAAGCTCATGTTCGACAAGGTGAGCATCCCGGTGCTCGGCCTGGTGGAGAACATGTCGGCCTTCATCTGCCCGCACTGCCAGCACGAGACCGCGATCTTCGACAAGGGCGGGGCCAAGGACGCGGCCGAGAAGATGGGCATCCGCTTCCTCGGCGAGATCCCCATCGACCTGGCCATCCGGGTGGGCGGCGACAAGGGGGTGCCCATCTGCGCCGGGGCGCCGGACAGCACGCAGGCCCGGGCCTTCTTCGACATGGCCCGCAACGTGGCCGGGGCGGTGAGCCAGCAGGTGGTGAAGGCCCCCCGCCTGCCGGTCATCGGCTCCCAGCCGAGGGCCTGA
- a CDS encoding Cache 3/Cache 2 fusion domain-containing protein: MSRTHLSLRRRILLLALVPPVLLTLAFLLALAVVRYRTGDDVHEKVAAMSAETLDRVALDFRLLASTTQAELSRQVGTALRVATDTVARGGGISKGADRATWRAVNQFDRSIREVSLPRVQLGAQWLGQNADPAVPTLVVDEVTRLSGAATTVFQRMDERGDMLRVATSVRNKEGRRGVGTFIPAVQPDGAPNPVLAKVLAGQRFEGRAFVVDAWYLTAYEPLRDPGGRVDGMLFVGVREDSLQAIRQAVAQTRVGASGGVHVLGAKGAKRGSSIIAPAGRADGENLLESADLAGRAWLEGLLDQAVALQAGAVGRSEHQVKGPDGRAVERVASFAYFEPWDWVIVAEMDHAEAVSAGDQVARSLSTTALVVLGGALLLLGGVAWYGRRAAAAIAAPVEAIAEAAERVAQGDIAVAIDHRGEDEVGRLAEAFRGTVGYVAEVAEAARAMGRGDLSTEPRPRGERDELTRSFLVAQAELRRLVGETRRLGAAAVAGQLSERADAEAFQGAYREVVVGLNGALDALVNPLQVVALCFDRIASGDVPERIDLAWQGDFAEVERSLNGCIDAIRHVVVDVGALAEAAVAGRLGARAEPAGHGGSFRAVVLGVNGILDALAAPLGAAAAQVDCLSRGQLPEGGEAPWPGDFRALQESLSRCVAAIRLLVADSEALSRAAVAGRLSTRADVARHAGEYRQVMDGVNRTLDAVLAPVGEATRVLEQLAARDLRARATGTFAGDHARLAEALNATGQALHDAVGQVTQAAGQVSAASGEIAGSAQAVAEGAGEQARALEDTTRALGDLATATDGTARAADHAAQLAGAARGAASAGTEAVARMGTVMVEVRSATERTGVIIKDINDIAFQTNLLALNAAVEAARAGEAGRGFAVVADEVRSLALRSKQAAARTEGLIKESLAQAEAGAGTSREVADRFGQITTSVDQVTTVVAEIRDSARAQASGFQTVRGALERMERVTQQNAASAEQTSSATTELSSQADELAGLVGSFQVELPAQGRPGQPRPALSAGPAPRRSAG; encoded by the coding sequence ATGAGCCGCACCCACCTCTCGCTCCGGCGCCGCATCCTCCTGCTGGCCCTGGTGCCGCCGGTCCTCCTGACCCTCGCCTTCCTCCTGGCCCTGGCGGTGGTCCGCTACCGGACCGGCGACGACGTGCACGAGAAGGTGGCCGCCATGTCGGCCGAGACGCTGGACCGGGTGGCCCTCGACTTCCGCCTGCTGGCCTCCACCACCCAGGCGGAGCTGTCCCGCCAGGTCGGCACCGCGCTGCGGGTGGCGACGGACACGGTGGCGCGCGGCGGCGGGATCTCGAAGGGCGCGGACCGGGCGACCTGGCGGGCCGTCAACCAGTTCGACCGGTCGATCCGGGAGGTGTCGCTCCCCCGGGTGCAGCTCGGCGCCCAGTGGCTCGGGCAGAACGCCGACCCGGCCGTGCCCACCCTGGTGGTGGACGAGGTGACGCGGCTGAGCGGCGCCGCCACCACGGTCTTCCAGCGGATGGACGAGCGCGGCGACATGCTGCGCGTGGCCACCAGCGTGCGGAACAAGGAGGGGCGGCGCGGCGTGGGGACCTTCATCCCGGCGGTGCAGCCCGACGGCGCGCCCAACCCGGTGCTGGCGAAGGTGCTGGCCGGGCAGCGCTTCGAGGGGCGCGCCTTCGTGGTGGACGCCTGGTACCTCACGGCCTACGAGCCGCTGCGCGATCCGGGCGGTCGGGTCGACGGCATGCTCTTCGTGGGCGTGCGCGAGGACTCGCTGCAGGCCATCCGCCAGGCGGTGGCCCAGACCCGCGTCGGCGCCAGCGGCGGCGTGCACGTGCTGGGCGCCAAGGGGGCCAAGCGGGGCAGCTCCATCATCGCCCCGGCCGGGCGCGCCGACGGCGAGAACCTCCTGGAGTCGGCGGACCTGGCCGGCCGCGCCTGGTTGGAGGGGCTGCTGGACCAGGCGGTGGCGCTGCAGGCAGGGGCGGTGGGGCGCAGCGAGCACCAGGTCAAGGGGCCGGACGGCCGGGCCGTGGAGCGGGTGGCCTCCTTCGCCTACTTCGAGCCGTGGGACTGGGTGATCGTGGCCGAGATGGACCACGCGGAGGCGGTGTCGGCCGGCGACCAGGTGGCGCGCAGCCTCTCCACCACCGCGCTGGTGGTGCTGGGCGGGGCGCTCCTCCTGCTGGGCGGCGTGGCCTGGTACGGGCGCCGGGCGGCGGCGGCCATCGCCGCGCCGGTGGAGGCCATCGCGGAGGCGGCCGAGCGGGTGGCGCAGGGCGACATCGCGGTGGCCATCGACCACCGCGGCGAGGACGAGGTGGGCCGCCTGGCCGAGGCCTTCCGCGGCACGGTGGGCTACGTGGCCGAGGTGGCGGAGGCGGCGCGGGCCATGGGGCGCGGGGATCTCTCCACGGAGCCCAGGCCGCGGGGCGAGCGGGACGAGCTGACGCGCTCCTTCCTGGTGGCGCAGGCCGAGCTGCGCCGGCTGGTGGGCGAGACCCGCCGCCTGGGCGCGGCGGCGGTGGCCGGGCAGCTCTCCGAGCGGGCCGACGCCGAGGCCTTCCAGGGCGCCTACCGCGAGGTGGTGGTGGGCCTGAACGGCGCCCTCGACGCGCTGGTGAACCCCCTCCAGGTGGTGGCCCTGTGCTTCGACCGGATCGCCAGCGGGGACGTGCCCGAGCGCATCGACCTGGCCTGGCAGGGCGACTTCGCCGAGGTGGAGCGGAGCCTCAACGGCTGCATCGACGCCATCCGCCACGTGGTGGTGGACGTGGGCGCGCTGGCCGAGGCCGCGGTGGCCGGTCGGCTCGGCGCCCGCGCCGAGCCGGCGGGCCACGGCGGGAGCTTCCGGGCCGTGGTCCTGGGCGTGAACGGGATCCTGGACGCGCTGGCCGCGCCGCTGGGCGCCGCCGCCGCCCAGGTGGACTGCCTGAGCCGCGGCCAGCTGCCCGAGGGCGGCGAGGCCCCCTGGCCGGGTGACTTCAGGGCCCTGCAGGAGAGCCTCTCCCGCTGCGTGGCCGCCATCCGGCTGCTGGTGGCCGACTCGGAGGCGCTGTCGCGGGCGGCGGTGGCGGGGCGGTTGTCCACCCGCGCCGACGTGGCCCGCCACGCCGGGGAGTACCGCCAGGTGATGGACGGGGTGAACCGCACGCTCGACGCCGTCCTGGCGCCGGTGGGCGAGGCCACCCGGGTGCTGGAGCAGCTGGCCGCGCGGGACCTGCGCGCCCGCGCCACCGGCACCTTCGCCGGCGACCACGCCCGCCTGGCCGAGGCCCTCAACGCCACCGGCCAGGCGCTGCACGACGCCGTGGGCCAGGTGACCCAGGCGGCCGGCCAGGTCTCGGCGGCCAGCGGCGAGATCGCCGGCTCGGCCCAGGCCGTGGCCGAGGGGGCCGGGGAGCAGGCGCGGGCGCTCGAGGACACCACCCGGGCCCTCGGCGACCTGGCCACCGCCACCGACGGGACGGCCCGCGCCGCCGACCACGCGGCGCAGCTGGCGGGGGCGGCCCGCGGCGCCGCCAGCGCCGGCACCGAGGCGGTGGCGCGCATGGGCACGGTCATGGTGGAGGTGCGCTCCGCCACCGAGCGGACCGGCGTCATCATCAAGGACATCAACGACATCGCCTTCCAGACCAACCTGCTGGCGCTCAACGCAGCGGTCGAGGCGGCGCGGGCCGGCGAGGCGGGGCGCGGCTTCGCGGTGGTGGCCGACGAGGTCCGCTCGCTGGCGCTGCGCTCCAAGCAGGCGGCGGCCCGCACCGAGGGGCTCATCAAGGAGTCGCTGGCCCAGGCCGAGGCCGGCGCCGGCACCAGCCGTGAGGTGGCCGACCGCTTCGGGCAGATCACCACCTCGGTGGACCAGGTGACGACGGTGGTGGCCGAGATCCGCGACTCGGCTCGCGCCCAGGCGAGCGGCTTCCAGACGGTGCGTGGCGCGCTGGAGCGGATGGAGCGGGTCACCCAGCAGAACGCCGCCAGCGCCGAGCAGACCTCCTCGGCCACCACCGAGCTCTCCTCCCAGGCCGACGAGCTGGCCGGGCTGGTGGGGAGCTTCCAGGTGGAGCTGCCGGCCCAGGGCCGGCCGGGCCAGCCCAGGCCGGCGCTCAGCGCGGGGCCAGCACCTCGACGGTCGGCAGGCTGA